One window from the genome of Pyrus communis chromosome 16, drPyrComm1.1, whole genome shotgun sequence encodes:
- the LOC137720784 gene encoding WEB family protein At3g02930, chloroplastic-like yields MSSKPKSTVSDTPKKASPAATPPARVSKLNRGVAKSESDSPSPLQNSRLSVDRSPLSVKSKPVVERRSPKITTPTSTPPEKQPTRVAKGSEIQAQLGLVQEDLKKAKEQIILIEKEKAKAIDELKEAQKVADEAHEKLREALVAQKRAKDNSEIEKFRAVELEQAGIEASQKKEEEWVKELEAVRNQHALDVSTLLSTTQELQRVKQELTMTCDAKNQALTHADDATKIAEIHANKVEILLAELTQLRALLDAKLETEASESNKMVVSLKSEVDSLKQELEKAKGYEERLIEKEASIEQLNIELESAKMAESYARSVVEEWKIRVEELEMQVEEANKLERSASESLDSVMKQLEGNSELLHDAESEISALKGKVSLLEITIGRHRGDLEDSELCLEMAKKENYEMAKTVESLKSELETLKEEKMQALSNEKLASSSIQTLLEEKNKLTNELENSRDEEEKSKKAMESLASALHEVSAEAREAKEKLLSNQAELESNESQIEDLKMVLKATNERYEGMLDDAKHEVYLVTSNLEQCKTEFQNAKADWEKRELHLANCVKHSEEENSLKEKEINRLQNLLTKSNEEACTLKDEEAQLKESLKEVESEVIYLQEALAEAKAENMKLQESILDKENEFQCIVHENDELRDKEAASLKKVEELSRLLEEAVAKKQAEENGELTDSEKDYDLLPKVVEFSEENGHGGEEKPKMDLAPSQSEEPKKESSWEENNNVVTNGKAEEMDYAKSDDVNGKPKEDESKEKEDDSVEVEYKMWESCKIEKKEFSPEREQEQESFEEEVESKVGGGEGFDGINGVTSTESVDESRTSPAKQQKKKKPLLRKFGSLLKKKGTSNNQK; encoded by the exons ATGTCTTCCAAGCCCAA ATCTACTGTATCTGATACTCCTAAAAAAGCATCACCAGCAGCAACCCCTCCCGCTCGAGTTAGTAAACTCAACCGGGGAGTTGCTAAATCCGAATCCGATTCGCCTTCTCCTTTGCAAAATTCTCGCCTTTCAGTTGATCGCTCCCCGCTTTCTGTCAAATCCAAGCCCGTCGTTGAGCGTCGGTCACCCAAGATCACCACCCCCACCTCCACTCCCCCTGAA AAACAACCGACACGGGTTGCAAAGGGATCAGAGATACAGGCTCAATTAGGTCTTGTTCAGGAAGATCTGAAGAAGGCAAAGGAGCAGATAATTTTGATTGAGAAAGAGAAGGCAAAAGCAATTGACGAATTGAAAGAAGCGCAGAAAGTGGCCGATGAGGCACATGAGAAACTCAGAGAGGCTTTGGTGGCTCAAAAGCGAGCCAAGGACAATTCTGAAATTGAGAAGTTTCGCGCTGTTGAGTTGGAGCAGGCAGGAATCGAAGCATCCcaaaagaaggaagaggaatgGGTGAAAGAGCTTGAAGCTGTGAGGAACCAACATGCTCTGGATGTGTCCACTCTACTCTCTACCACTCAGGAACTTCAAAGGGTGAAGCAAGAACTGACCATGACCTGTGATGCCAAAAACCAGGCACTGACTCATGCTGATGATGCAACCAAGATTGCCGAGATCCATGCCAATAAGGTGGAGATTCTTTTAGCTGAGTTGACTCAGTTAAGAGCCTTGCTAGATGCAAAGCTTGAAACAGAGGCTAGCGAGAGCAACAAGATGGTGGTTAGCCTTAAATCGGAGGTAGACTCTCTCAAACAAGAACTTGAGAAAGCAAAAGGTTACGAGGAGAGGTTGATAGAGAAAGAGGCTTCCATTGAACAGCTCAACATTGAGCTAGAATCAGCCAAGATGGCTGAATCTTATGCACGTAGTGTAGTTGAGGAGTGGAAAATTAGGGTTGAGGAATTAGAGATGCAGGTTGAAGAAGCAAACAAGTTGGAGAGGTCTGCATCAGAGTCCTTAGATTCAGTCATGAAACAACTCGAGGGAAACAGTGAGTTGTTGCATGATGCAGAATCTGAAATTTCTGCTCTTAAAGGGAAGGTCAGCTTGCTGGAAATTACAATTGGAAGACATAGAGGGGATCTTGAGGACTCGGAACTTTGTCTTGAGATGgccaaaaaggaaaattatgaaatggCAAAAACGGTTGAGTCGCTTAAGTCTGAGCTTGAAACTCTGAAGGAGGAGAAAATGCAGGCTTTAAGCAATGAGAAGCTTGCCTCATCAAGTATTCAAACCCTTttagaagagaaaaacaaactCACAAATGAGTTGGAAAATTCTAGGGATGAAGAAGAGAAGAGCAAGAAAGCAATGGAAAGCTTAGCTTCAGCCTTACATGAAGTCTCCGCAGAAGCAAGAGAAGCCAAAGAAAAGCTGCTGTCTAATCAAGCTGAGCTTGAGAGTAACGAGTCGCAGATAGAAGACCTGAAAATGGTCTTGAAAGCAACAAACGAAAGGTATGAAGGCATGCTTGATGATGCAAAACACGAAGTTTATCTTGTTACAAGTAACCTTGAACAATGCAAGACTGAGTTCCAAAACGCAAAGGCCGACTGGGAGAAGAGAGAACTTCACCTGGCGAATTGTGTGAAACATTCAGAAGAAGAAAACTctttgaaggaaaaagaaataaacagGCTGCAAAATTTGCTCACAAAATCAAATGAAGAAGCTTGTACTTTGAAGGACGAAGAAGCCCAGTTGAAAGAGAGCTTGAAGGAAGTTGAATCTGAAGTTATCTATTTGCAGGAAGCTCTTGCAGAAGCAAAGGCTGAGAACATGAAATTACAGGAAAGCATATTGGACAAAGAAAATGAGTTCCAGTGTATTGTTCATGAAAATGATGAGCTCCGAGACAAGGAGGCAGCTTCTCTTAAAAAGGTTGAGGAATTGTCTAGGTTATTGGAAGAAGCTGTGGCGAAGAAGCAAGCCGAGGAAAACGGTGAGCTAACAGATAGTGAGAAAGACTATGATTTGCTTCCAAAGGTAGTTGAATTCTCTGAAGAGAATGGGCATGGAGGAGAAGAGAAACCAAAAATGGACCTTGCACCAAGTCAATCTGAGGAACCCAAGAAGGAAAGTTCATGGGAAGAGAATAATAATGTTGTTACTAATGGCAAGGCTGAGGAAATGGATTATGCTAAAAGTGATGATGTGAAtgggaaaccaaaagaagatGAGAGCAAAGAGAAGGAAGATGACTCAGTAGAGGTGGAGTATAAGATGTGGGAGAGCTGCAAGATTGAAAAGAAGGAATTCTCGCCTGAGAGGGAACAAGAGCAGGAATCGTTTGAAGAGGAAGTGGAGTCAAAGGTGGGGGGTGGCGAGGGGTTTGATGGGATAAATGGAGTAACTTCAACGGAAAGCGTGGACGAAAGCAGGACCTCTCCAGCAAAgcaacaaaagaagaagaagcctttaCTCCGCAAGTTCGGAAGCCTACTGAAGAAGAAGGGCACAAGCAACAACCAGAAGTAG
- the LOC137719673 gene encoding uncharacterized protein: protein MEKKSGSEEHKGRVRKRCNDSYRASFNTSFSCRFHPSFFVCRRHDDQKRYYELGSNDPPCAAKFYDCCGAEDPEASGCTTSFHVSYDDDRSV from the exons atggagaaaaagagtgGGAGTGAGGAGCATAAGGGAAGGGTACGCAAAAGGTGCAACGACAGCTACAGGGCCTCCTTTAACACCTCTTTCTCATGCCGCTTCCACCCTTCTTTCTTCGTCTGTCGCCGTCACGACGACCAGAAGAG GTACTATGAATTGGGATCCAACGATCCGCCATGCGCTGCCAAGTTCTACGACTGTTGCGGGGCTGAGGATCCTGAGGCATCTGGCTGCACTACCAGTTTCCATGTTTCGTATGATGACGATCGATCCGTGTAA
- the LOC137720785 gene encoding WEB family protein At3g02930, chloroplastic-like, with amino-acid sequence MSSKPKSTVSDTPKKASPAATPPPRVSKLSRGVAKSESDSPSPSQNSRLSVDRSPRSVKSKPAVERRSPKITTPTSIPPEKQPSRVAKGSEIQAQLGLVQEDLKKAKEQIILIEKEKAKAIDELKEAQKVADEAHEKLREALVAQKRAEDNSEIEKFRAVELEQAGIEASQKKEEEWVKELEAVRNQHALDVSTLLSTTQELQRVKQELTITCDAKNQALTHADDATKIAEIHANRVEILLAELTQLRALLDAKLETEASESNKMVVSLKSEVDSLKQELDKAKGYKERLIEKEASIEQLNVELESAKMAESYARSVVEEWKIRVEELEMQVEEANKLERSASVSLDSVMKQLEGNNELLHDAESEISALKGKVSLLEITIGRHRGDLEDSELCLEMAKRENYEMAQTVESLKSELETLKEEKMQALSNKKLASSSIQTLLEEKNKLINELENSRDEEEKSKKAMESLASALHEVSAEAREAKEKLLSNQAELESNELQIEDLKMVLKATNEKYEGMLDDAKHEVYLVTSNLEQCKTEFQNAKADWEKRELHLANCVKHSEEENSLKEKEINRLQNLLTKSNKEACALKDEEAQLEESLKEVESEVIYLQEALAEAKAENMKLNESILDKENEFQCIVHENDELQDKEAASLKKVEELSRLLEEAVAKKQAEENGELTDSEKDYDLLPKVVEFSEENGHGGEEKPKMDLAPIQGEEHKTESLWEENNNVVINGKAEEMDYAKSDNVKGKPQEDESKEKEDESVEVEYKMWESCKIEKKEFSPEREQKQESFEEEVVSKVGGGEGFDEINGVTSTECVDESRTSPSKQQKKKKPFLRKFGSLLKKKGTSNNQK; translated from the exons ATGTCTTCCAAGCCCAA ATCTACTGTATCTGATACTCCTAAAAAAGCATCACCAGCAGCAACCCCTCCTCCTCGAGTTAGTAAACTCAGCCGGGGAGTTGCTAAATCCGAATCCGATTCACCTTCTCCTTCGCAAAACTCTCGCCTTTCAGTTGATCGCTCCCCGCGCTCTGTCAAATCCAAGCCCGCCGTTGAGCGTCGGTCACCCAAGATCACCACCCCCACCTCCATTCCCCCTGAA AAACAACCGTCACGGGTTGCAAAGGGATCAGAGATACAGGCTCAATTAGGTCTTGTTCAGGAAGATCTGAAGAAGGCAAAGGAGCAGATAATTTTGATTGAGAAAGAGAAGGCAAAAGCAATTGACGAATTGAAAGAAGCGCAGAAAGTGGCCGATGAGGCACATGAGAAACTCAGAGAGGCTTTGGTGGCTCAAAAGCGAGCCGAGGACAATTCTGAAATTGAGAAGTTTCGCGCTGTTGAGTTGGAGCAGGCAGGAATCGAAGCATCCcaaaagaaggaagaggaatgGGTGAAAGAGCTTGAAGCTGTGAGGAACCAACATGCTCTTGATGTGTCCACTCTACTCTCTACCACTCAGGAACTTCAAAGGGTGAAGCAAGAACTGACCATAACCTGTGATGCCAAAAACCAGGCACTGACTCATGCTGATGATGCAACCAAGATTGCCGAGATCCATGCCAATAGGGTGGAGATTCTTTTAGCTGAGTTGACTCAGTTAAGGGCCTTGCTAGATGCAAAGCTTGAAACAGAGGCTAGCGAGAGCAACAAGATGGTGGTTAGCCTTAAATCGGAGGTAGATTCTCTCAAACAAGAGCTTGATAAAGCAAAAGGTTACAAGGAGAGACTAATAGAGAAAGAGGCTTCCATTGAACAGCTCAACGTTGAGCTAGAATCAGCCAAGATGGCTGAATCTTATGCACGTAGTGTAGTTGAGGAGTGGAAAATTAGGGTTGAGGAATTAGAGATGCAGGTTGAAGAAGCAAATAAGTTGGAGAGGTCTGCATCAGTGTCTTTAGATTCAGTCATGAAACAACTCGAGGGAAACAATGAGTTGTTGCATGATGCAGAATCTGAAATTTCTGCTCTTAAGGGGAAGGTCAGCTTGCTGGAAATTACAATTGGAAGACATAGAGGGGATCTTGAGGACTCAGAACTTTGTCTTGAGATGGCCAAAagagaaaattatgaaatggcACAAACGGTTGAGTCGCTTAAGTCTGAGCTTGAAACTCTGAAGGAGGAGAAAATGCAGGCTTTAAGCAATAAGAAGCTTGCCTCATCCAGTATTCAAACCCTAttagaagagaaaaacaaactCATAAATGAGTTGGAAAATTCTAGGGATGAAGAAGAGAAGAGCAAGAAAGCAATGGAAAGCTTAGCTTCAGCCTTACATGAAGTCTCCGCAGAAGCAAGAGAAGCCAAAGAAAAGCTGCTGTCTAATCAAGCTGAGCTTGAGAGTAACGAGTTGCAGATAGAAGACCTGAAAATGGTCTTGAAAGCAACCAACGAAAAGTATGAAGGCATGCTTGATGATGCAAAACACGAAGTCTATCTTGTTACAAGTAACCTTGAACAATGCAAGACTGAGTTCCAAAACGCAAAGGCCGACTGGGAGAAGAGAGAACTTCACCTGGCGAACTGTGTGAAACATTCAGAAGAAGAAAACTctttgaaggaaaaagaaataaacagGCTGCAAAATTTGCTCACAAAATCCAATAAAGAAGCTTGTGCTCTGAAGGACGAAGAAGCCCAGTTGGAAGAGAGCCTGAAGGAAGTTGAATCTGAAGTTATCTATTTGCAGGAAGCTCTTGCAGAAGCAAAGGCCGAGAACATGAAATTAAATGAAAGCATATTGGACAAAGAAAATGAGTTCCAGTGTATTGTTCACGAAAACGATGAACTCCAAGACAAGGAGGCAGCTTCTCTTAAAAAGGTTGAGGAATTGTCTAGGTTACTGGAAGAAGCTGTGGCGAAGAAGCAAGCCGAGGAAAATGGTGAGCTAACAGATAGTGAGAAAGACTATGATTTGCTTCCAAAGGTAGTTGAATTCTCTGAAGAGAATGGGCATGGAGGAGAAGAGAAACCAAAAATGGACCTTGCACCAATTCAAGGTGAGGAGCACAAGACGGAAAGCTTATGGGAAGAGAATAATAATGTTGTCATTAATGGCAAGGCTGAGGAAATGGACTATGCTAAAAGTGATAATGTGAAGGGCAAACCACAAGAAGATGAGAGCAAAGAGAAGGAAGATGAATCAGTAGAGGTGGAGTATAAGATGTGGGAGAGCTGCAAGATTGAAAAGAAGGAATTCTCGCCGGAGAGGGAACAAAAGCAGGAATCGTTTGAAGAGGAAGTGGTGTCAAAGGTGGGGGGTGGCGAGGGGTTTGATGAGATAAATGGAGTAACTTCAACGGAATGTGTGGACGAAAGCAGGACCTCTCCATCAAAgcaacagaagaagaagaagccttttCTCCGCAAGTTCGGAAGCCTACTGAAGAAGAAGGGCACAAGCAACAACCAGAAGTAG
- the LOC137720766 gene encoding uncharacterized protein has protein sequence MWLEIICGLIIYKFYRCFVSSDDDDVLDVETSDSKALFSVGDRLAKLYGGKVYVGLRIPDADTASPQTIDLVLVSKGEAVVVSVKNLSGLVSVNADGSWVCESHSSNHKTHHLPDPVLETKKQASILESYLEQRGCALPQGYLSCKVILSHPKVCTTQSSNFPSEVVTYDQLMQLKPEPQNMFSGWIKGAFRGGKKEMQESICQKLDFILSTAPMWDRLELEGSKYILGEFLEFKGKKEDVQALKGIKRSKIGRLVVQKTSILGFAPSRLQVLYSPRDYRSEGASASKWMEVNVRSSTEVLFQPENSSKVRKFKLSSVVSMSLSA, from the exons ATGTGGTTAGAGATCATCTGCGGGCTGATAATATACAAGTTTTACAGGTGCTTCGTCTCCTCCGATGACGACGACGTCTTGGACGTGGAGACCTCTGATTCCAAGGCTCTCTTCTCCGTCGGCGACAGACTTGCCAAGCTTTACGGCGGCAAGGTCTACGTCGGCCTTCGCATTCCCGATGCTGATACCGCTTCCCCTCAGACCATCGATTTGGTCCTCGTCTCCAAAGG ggaGGCAGTGGTCGTGAGTGTAAAGAATTTATCAGGATTAGTTTCAGTGAATGCGGATGGCAGCTGGGTTTGTGAAAGCCACAGTAGTAATCACAAAACGCACCACCTACCTGACCCT GTGTTGGAGACCAAAAAACAAGCTTCAATTCTTGAATCATATTTAGAACAAAGAGGGTGTGCTTTACCACAAggatatttgtcttgcaaagTAATACTTTCCCATCCAAAAGTTTG CACCACTCAGTCAAGCAATTTTCCATCAGAAGTTGTAACCTATGACCAGTTGATGCAGCTGAAACCGGAACCACAAAACATGTTTTCTGGTTGGATTAAAGGTGCCTTCCGTGGTGGAAAGAAAGAGATGCAAGAATCTATATGTCAGAAGCTTGATTTCATTCTTAGTACGGCTCCAATGTGGGATAG GTTGGAGCTCGAAGGTAGTAAGTATATTCTTGgtgaatttctggaatttaaGGGTAAGAAGGAAGATGTTCAAGCTTTGAAAGGTATCAAAAGATCAAAAATTGGCCGCCTTGTTGTCCAAAAGACAAGCATTCTTGGATTTG CCCCTTCAAGGCTTCAAGTTCTGTACTCTCCTCGTGATTATCGGAGCGAAGGAGCTTCAGCTTCCAAGTGGATGGAGGTAAATGTAAGGTCTAGTACAGAGGTCCTCTTCCAACCAGAAAATTCTTCTAAAGTCCGCAAGTTTAAGCTCTCTTCAGTCGTCTCTATGTCACTGAGTGCTTAA